In a genomic window of Chryseobacterium sp. G0162:
- the hisF gene encoding imidazole glycerol phosphate synthase subunit HisF, with product MLKKRIIPCLDIKDGNTVKGINFEDLKNAGDPIELAKKYELEGADELVFLDITATIENRKTFVELVRKIAQGLSIPFTVGGGIASVEDVSKLLEAGADKISINSSAVKNPKLISELANEFGSQCVVVAIDTKRVGSTDLVHIKGGREATELDTVEWARRVEALGAGEILLTSMDGDGTKNGFDLNITKQVSERVTIPVIASGGAGAVDDFVKVFNETKATGALAASIFHFNEIGIQDLKQQLKTQKIQVR from the coding sequence ATGCTTAAAAAAAGAATTATTCCATGTCTGGATATTAAAGATGGAAATACAGTAAAGGGAATCAATTTTGAGGATCTGAAAAATGCCGGAGATCCTATAGAACTGGCTAAAAAATATGAATTGGAGGGTGCAGATGAACTTGTTTTTCTTGATATTACAGCCACCATTGAAAACAGGAAAACCTTTGTGGAGTTGGTACGGAAGATCGCTCAGGGGTTGAGTATCCCGTTTACTGTTGGGGGTGGAATAGCCTCTGTGGAAGATGTGAGCAAGCTTTTGGAAGCGGGAGCGGATAAAATCAGTATCAATTCTTCAGCTGTAAAAAATCCGAAGTTAATCTCTGAGTTAGCCAATGAATTCGGGAGCCAATGTGTGGTAGTTGCTATAGATACCAAAAGAGTAGGCTCAACTGATCTTGTTCATATCAAAGGAGGAAGAGAGGCTACAGAGCTTGATACGGTAGAATGGGCAAGGAGAGTGGAAGCTTTGGGAGCTGGGGAAATCCTGTTAACCTCCATGGATGGTGACGGAACTAAAAACGGCTTTGATCTCAATATTACCAAGCAGGTTTCAGAGCGGGTAACCATTCCTGTGATTGCTTCCGGTGGAGCCGGAGCTGTAGATGACTTTGTTAAAGTATTTAATGAAACCAAGGCTACAGGAGCTTTGGCAGCCAGTATATTCCATTTTAATGAAATAGGAATTCAGGATTTAAAACAACAATTAAAAACTCAAAAAATACAAGTACGATGA